Below is a window of Virgibacillus sp. NKC19-3 DNA.
GAAGAAGCTATTTTGTATAATGGAAAAAGCTTATTGCCTGCAGGTGTTTTTAATGTAAAAGGTACATTCCATAAAGGGGATGTGGTCAATGTGTACGGCATCAGTGGATTTTTAGGGAAAGGTGAAATTAATTGTTCGTCCGAGAAATTAAAAAAAACAGTCGAAAAAAACGAAGACAGAAGTGACGTAGTAAAATCTGCTGAAATTATCCATCGCGATGGATGGGTGAAAATGGGGAGTGAATAACATGACAGAAGTACAACAAAAAGGAAAGGCAGCAAAAAAGGCCAGTTTTTTATTAACAGGAGTAACGACGGAAGAAAAAAATGCTGCACTACATGTCATTGCAGATCAGCTTATTACAGATCAAGCGACTATTTTACAGGAAAACGAGAAGGATATCCATACTGGAAAAGCGAAAAGACTGACTGAAGCGGTACTTGACCGGATTATGTTGAATGAAACACGAATAAAAGATATGGCTACTGCAATTAAGCAGGTAGCTGCGCTTGAGGATCCGGTCGGGCAGTTACTTGAAACGATTGAAAAAGACAATGGACTGCAAATTGAAAAACGACGCGTTCCTATCGGTGTTATTGGAATGATCTATGAGGCAAGGCCGAATGTGACGATTGATGCGGCAGCGCTCACCTTGAAAACAGGGAATGCCGTCATGTTACGGGGCAGTTCCTCAGCTACATTCTCCAATATAGCTCTTGTACAATCGATCCACCGTGCATTGGAAAAAAGCGCACTGCCTGTGGATGGGGTTCAATTAATCGAGGATACAAATAGGGAAACGGCCAAAGCATTCTTCCAGTTAAATGATTATTTGGATGTACTGATTCCAAGGGGTGGGAAAAATTTGATTGATACCGTTGTACGTGAATCAACGGTGCCGGTCATTGAAACAGGCGCTGGTAATTGTCATATTTTCATTGAAGCAACTGCTCAGAAAGAAATGGCAGAGGAAATTGTGTTAAATGCGAAACTGCAACGACCATCGGTTTGTAATGCGATTGAATCGATTTTGATTCAATCGAAATGGTTCGAACAATATGGGTTCGAGTTCCTGACTAAACTCTATGAAAGTAACCTGGAGATTTACGGGGACGAAAGCGTTTGTGAGATGTTTCCTCAAGCAAATCCAGCAACAGAGGCGGATTGGGGACGTGAATATCTTGGACTTACTGTCAGCGTAAAAGTAGTAGAAAATAATGAGGAAGCGATAGCTCATATCAATACATTCGGGACTAGGCATTCGGAGGCCATTATCACAGAAGACGATCAACAAGCGGTGATTTTCCTACAACAAGTGGACGCAACAGCTGTTTATCATAATGCTTCTACCAGATTCACAGATGGATTCGAATTCGGCTATGGTGCAGAAATTGGGATCAGTACTCAGAAACTGCATGCAAGAGGACCTATGGGATTACCTGCATTAACGTCGAGCAAATTTTTCATCCGTGGGAACGGACAGATTCGTAATTAAATAGGAAGGGTTCGGAGCGAACAGTCAGTGGGCTGTTCGCTTTATCATGAATCGTTAGAAATTTTCTATTCGAAATGAAAAGTGATTTTCCTTTTTTAATTCTCCCTGATCAAAAGTACGCTCATGGAACAGGACGTTATCTTGTTTGTCGACAAGTAGAACAGTAGAAGAGCGTGTGCCGTAATCAGGAGTTCGGATAAACAAGGGGGACAATTTCCGTTCAAAGTCTAATCCGACGCCTGTCTTCGGTAAATCCCCAATGTGTGCTTCTTCCGTATCAGAGACGATTTCAAATAATTTATTCGGTTGGATTTCTTTTTGGTTCATAACATATTCCCGCAATTTCTTCTTTCCCTTGGTTACTTTTGGCCATGGGGTATTTAGCGTGTCGTTGCTTAGTCCATGGGTGCCAGCTGGTATTTCGGTTATTTCGTTATGGACATTATTATAATGGAATAATTGCTCAGTATTGCCGAGTATTACATTGAAACCCACATATTTAGCTTTATCTTGCTTTAAAGTGTGAAGGAATTCCTCAGGAGAAACATCTGTTGACAAGTAATTTTTAGCGATTTCTCCACGGGAAAATGTGCCTGGTTGCATGTGTTCCGGATCACGAAAATTCGTTAATGCTGCAAAACGTCCTTGCTTTGTAACACCAAGCCAAGTTCCCATCTGAATTAAATCCCGTCCTGCCAGAATTTGCGGTTCGTCTTCCCAAAGATGGGCAGGTGCAGTAGGACGCTCGTAAAACTCATCTCGGTTCGCGGCAACGATTAATTTATAATTTGGGTGGTTGTTAACGTGTAGGTTGATTAAACACATTGCTGTAAGCCTCCTTTAGAGAGTATTATACGTGAGGGGAGAGGGGACTGTCGATGGAATAGTGCTGGTATGAATGGAGTGCTGATTATCAGGCGACAGGGTTATAAATGAGAGTTCATTTTTGGAAGTGTGGTATACATAGTTATCCCGTGTTATGTTCTATGTACGTTGCATACAGTTATCTTCTAAATTATGCTAAAATATGTAATAATTCATTATAATGGCAGAATGAGATAAAGCGGTTCAAATGAAATTAAGTAAAAGCAGTAATGTGACAAAATATGGGGAGGGATATATCAGAATTTCCTTTGCCAATTCCTATGAAAACATTGAAAAGGCTATGTCAAAAATGGGATCTGTCCTTCGAGATCTTCCCTCTAAATGGAAGGAAGATCGGTAAGTAATTCATTTGTCATAATAGAGAATAAAAGGGGATGAATAGCAATGCGCTTAGCAACAATAAATCAAAATGGAAAAGAAACAGCAGTGCTTGTATTAAAAAAAGGACTTTTAAAGATTGACACAATTAACGAGAAACTTGGTATGAAATGGCCGACATCGATTTTTGAACTTATTCAAAATAATCAATTGGATGCCCTGAAAAATTGGGGAAGCGCAGAAGGACAAAATCAAATCGATAAACTATCAGAAAACCTTTTATCAATTGAAGAGGTAAAATTCCAACCACTGTATCGAAAGCCGGGAAAGATTTGGGGGATTGGTTTGAACTATGTGGATCATGCCGCTGATCTAAGTGAGAAGGCGCCAAGTACCGAACCGGCAAGTTTCATGAAGCCAGATACGACAATTATTGGTCCACATGAAACGATTAATATCCCTTTTCAGTCGGAACGAACTACAGCTGAGGCGGAATTAGGCATCATTATTGGAAAGGAATGCAAAGAGGTTCCTGAGGAGGATGTTCCTTCTGTTATTGCTGGTTTTACAACAGTCATAGATATGACTGCGGAGGATATTTTAGAAAAAAATCCTCGTTATCTGACGCGTTCGAAAAGCTTTGATACTTTTTTCAGTTTTGGTCCGGAATTGGTGACAGTTGACGAGGTTGAGGATGTTCATGATTTAAATGTATCTACAGTTATTAATGGTGGACTTCATCGTAAGAATATCGTGTCTAACATGACATTTCTTCCATGGAACCTTGTTTCATTTCATTCTAAGGTCATGAAGCTGTTACCTGGAGATATTATTTCTACAGGGACTCCCGGAGCGGTTGTTATTCGTGATGGGGATGTTGTTGAATGTCATATTGACGGATTTGCCCCATTGGTGAATGAGGTGAAAGACTTAAAATTGAAATAGAGTCATAATCTGGTATCATACATTGTAAATGGGGCTTATGGTTCTTGTATTAATACTTTGATTCAAATATGAAAGGAGAAAAATAGAATGGATTTAGATTTAAAGGGTAAATCGGTAATTGTAACAGCAGCAAGTAAAGGCTTAGGAAAGGCAACGGCAAAAAAATTTGCTGAAGAGGGTGCGCGTGTTTTAATTTCCAGTCGTAGTGAAGGGGAGTTGGAGAAGGCACAAGAAGAAATTCAGTCGGAAACGGGAAATGATAACATTGATTACACAGTTTGTGATATTACGGATTCGCAGTCAATAAAAGAGTTGGTTTCAAAAGCGGTGAAGTTGAACGGAACCGTTGATGTATTGATAAACAATGCCGGTGGCCCACCACCGGGAACATTTGACAAAGTGGATGATAATGATTGGCAATCTGCATTTGAATTGAACCTACTCAGTTTTGTACGTACGATTCGTGAAGTATTACCATATATGCGAAAACAAGGACATGGGCATATTATTAATCTTGCCTCTTCTTCTATTAAACAGCCAATTGATAATTTGATTTTATCGAACACGTTCAGGGCTGGGATTGTTGGTCTTTCCAAAAGTCTATCACAGGAACTGGCCCAAGATAATATTTTAATTAACACCATTGGTCCGGGGCGAATCGGAACTGACCGT
It encodes the following:
- a CDS encoding NRDE family protein; translated protein: MCLINLHVNNHPNYKLIVAANRDEFYERPTAPAHLWEDEPQILAGRDLIQMGTWLGVTKQGRFAALTNFRDPEHMQPGTFSRGEIAKNYLSTDVSPEEFLHTLKQDKAKYVGFNVILGNTEQLFHYNNVHNEITEIPAGTHGLSNDTLNTPWPKVTKGKKKLREYVMNQKEIQPNKLFEIVSDTEEAHIGDLPKTGVGLDFERKLSPLFIRTPDYGTRSSTVLLVDKQDNVLFHERTFDQGELKKENHFSFRIENF
- a CDS encoding fumarylacetoacetate hydrolase family protein, with the translated sequence MRLATINQNGKETAVLVLKKGLLKIDTINEKLGMKWPTSIFELIQNNQLDALKNWGSAEGQNQIDKLSENLLSIEEVKFQPLYRKPGKIWGIGLNYVDHAADLSEKAPSTEPASFMKPDTTIIGPHETINIPFQSERTTAEAELGIIIGKECKEVPEEDVPSVIAGFTTVIDMTAEDILEKNPRYLTRSKSFDTFFSFGPELVTVDEVEDVHDLNVSTVINGGLHRKNIVSNMTFLPWNLVSFHSKVMKLLPGDIISTGTPGAVVIRDGDVVECHIDGFAPLVNEVKDLKLK
- a CDS encoding glutamate-5-semialdehyde dehydrogenase, whose protein sequence is MTEVQQKGKAAKKASFLLTGVTTEEKNAALHVIADQLITDQATILQENEKDIHTGKAKRLTEAVLDRIMLNETRIKDMATAIKQVAALEDPVGQLLETIEKDNGLQIEKRRVPIGVIGMIYEARPNVTIDAAALTLKTGNAVMLRGSSSATFSNIALVQSIHRALEKSALPVDGVQLIEDTNRETAKAFFQLNDYLDVLIPRGGKNLIDTVVRESTVPVIETGAGNCHIFIEATAQKEMAEEIVLNAKLQRPSVCNAIESILIQSKWFEQYGFEFLTKLYESNLEIYGDESVCEMFPQANPATEADWGREYLGLTVSVKVVENNEEAIAHINTFGTRHSEAIITEDDQQAVIFLQQVDATAVYHNASTRFTDGFEFGYGAEIGISTQKLHARGPMGLPALTSSKFFIRGNGQIRN
- a CDS encoding SDR family oxidoreductase, which gives rise to MDLDLKGKSVIVTAASKGLGKATAKKFAEEGARVLISSRSEGELEKAQEEIQSETGNDNIDYTVCDITDSQSIKELVSKAVKLNGTVDVLINNAGGPPPGTFDKVDDNDWQSAFELNLLSFVRTIREVLPYMRKQGHGHIINLASSSIKQPIDNLILSNTFRAGIVGLSKSLSQELAQDNILINTIGPGRIGTDRVAQLDNVQAEKLNKSYEEIKSQSEKSIPIGRYGKPEEFANMVVYLCSGANTYITGQSLLVDGGMVKAL